In the genome of Geotrypetes seraphini chromosome 16, aGeoSer1.1, whole genome shotgun sequence, one region contains:
- the LOC117349610 gene encoding olfactory receptor 6B1-like, whose translation MEKENQTKVTGFILLGFPTVRELQVFFFILFLLGYLLTLLENIVIIVIIKLNYQLHKPMYFFLGNLSFLEMWYMTVTVPKLLAILLSDKETIYISACMTQMYFFIALVCTECVLLAVMAFDRYVAICNPLRYSTVMSRQLCVQLAASSWLSGFLISLIKVYYISKLVFCHENIINHFYCDISPLLNLACSDRTLAELVDFILALIILLIPLFATISSYICILMTILKIPTAKGRQKAFSTCASHLVVVAMFYSATLFIYARPRRINSFNSNKMVSVVYTIITPLLNPIIYCLRNKEVKEAFKSLVAKANVFSEKGNSNH comes from the coding sequence TGAACTTCAAGTATTTTTCTTCATACTCTTCCTTCTTGGTTACCTACTGACACTTCTGGAAAATATTGTTATCATTGTCATCATTAAGTTGAACTACCAGCTCCACAAAcccatgtatttttttctggggaacTTATCTTTCTTGGAAATGTGGTATATGACAGTTACGGTTCCCAAGCTTCTTGCCATCCTTCTGTCAGACAAGGAAACCATTTATATCAGTGCTTGCATGACACAGATGTACTTTTTTATTGCCTTGGTCTGCACAGAATGTGTTCTCTTAGCAGTCATGGCCTTTGATCGTTATGTTGCGATCTGCAATCCACTTCGGTATTCCACTGTGATGAGCCGACAACTCTGTGTCCAGTTGGCTGCAAGCTCATGGCTCAGTGGCTTCTTGATCTCCTTGATCAAAGTTTACTACATATCAAAGTTGGTTTTCTGTCATGAAAACATCATTAACCACTTCTATTGTGACATCTCACCACTCTTGAACTTGGCCTGCAGTGATAGAACCCTTGCAGAACTGGTAGACTTTATCTTGGCTCTCATCATTTTGCTGATCCCTCTATTTGCCACCATCTCATCCTACATATGCATACTGATGACTATCTTAAAAATCCCAACTGCTAAGGGGCGCCAAAAGGCTTTCTCCACCTGTGCTTCTCATCTTGTTGTGGTAGCTATGTTCTACTCGGCAACGCTCTTCATTTATGCGAGGCCCAGGCGGATAAACTCTTTCAATTCCAATAAGATGGTCTCAGTTGTTTATACAATCATAACACCACTCTTAAATCCTATAATCTACTGTCTGAGAAATAAGGAAGTAAAGGAAGCCTTTAAGAGCTTAGTGGCAAAGGCCAATGTCTTTTCAGAGAAGGGCAATAGCAATCATTAA
- the LOC117349611 gene encoding olfactory receptor 6-like yields MDRRNSTMFKDFILLGFPVSPNMQILLFILFLFSYLLTLTSNVIIILLIWLNSQLHKPMYFFLGHLAFLEMWYVTVIVPKMLANFLAHDKTISFVACMSQLYFFLALACTECVLLAVMAFDRYVAICQPLRYPVIMTSRLCMQAAISSWISGFTIAVFKVYFISGVDVCRSNIINHYFCDVSPLLNLSCSDKGKAELVDFIFAVIITIFPLILILTSYVCIIKSVLGIPTTTGKKKAFSTCGSHLTVVIIFFGTTIFIYARPKAIYSFDSNKLVSLSYTSITPLLNPIIYCLRSKEMKEAWRRTMCNERRA; encoded by the coding sequence ATGGACAGAAGAAACAGCACCATGTTCAAGGACTTCATCCTTCTTGGGTTTCCTGTCTCTCCAAACATGCAAATCCTTCTTTTCATTCTGTTTCTATTCAGTTATCTGTTGACTTTGACTTCAAATGTCATTATCATATTATTAATCTGGTTGAACTCCCAACTTCACAAACCTATGTACTTCTTTCTAGGTCACCTGGCTTTCTTGGAGATGTGGTATGTTACGGTCATAGTGCCCAAGATGTTGGCCAACTTCTTGGCACATGATAAAACCATTTCCTTTGTGGCTTGTATGAGCCAGTTATATTTTTTTCTTGCCTTGGCTTGTACTGAATGTGTCCTCCTGGCTGTGATGGCCTTTGACCGCTATGTGGCCATTTGCCAACCTTTACGCTATCCGGTCATCATGACCAGCCGACTTTGTATGCAAGCAGCAATTTCATCTTGGATCAGTGGCTTCACTATTGCTGTGTTCAAAGTATACTTCATATCTGGGGTGGATGTCTGCCGTTCCAATATCATTAATCATTATTTCTGTGATGTCTCTCCACTCTTAAACTTGTCCTGTTCAGATAAGGGAAAAGCAGAACTGGTGGACTTTATATTTGCAGTGATAATAACAATATTTCCCCTCATTTTGATTCTAACGTCATACGTCTGTATTATAAAGTCTGTACTGGGAATCCCAACCACTACAGGGAAGAAGAAGGCCTTCTCTACATGTGGTTCCCATCTCACTGTGGTCATTATATTCTTTGGGACAACCATATTCATATATGCTAGACCAAAAGCCATCTACTCATTTGACTCCAACAAGTTAGTATCGCTGTCCTATACCAGCATCACTCCCCTCCTGAATCCCATTATTTACTGCCTTAGAAGTAAAGAAATGAAAGAGGCCTGGAGAAGAACCATGTGCAATGAAAGGAGAGCATAA